A region from the Synergistaceae bacterium genome encodes:
- a CDS encoding electron transfer flavoprotein subunit beta/FixA family protein gives MAYNVVVCVKPVPDPKHYDKVTIDPVKKTITRTGIPTLVNPVDKSAIELALQLRERYGGSVVVISMAPPNADEILREVLAMGADEAYLLSDRAFGGADTLATSYTLYHGIKKIEAAKGFSFDFVLCGSESADGATAQVSSQLGEWLGSPHLWNVFELEGTSEEAFALKTKMENGYMEWVGYTPLVLGVAREIRKPRFTSIMGIMKAKNKPLTVWGRADLSEAEDTYLGLAGSPTQPGEIFSPDLKRSGELFTGTSEEIVGRVVTILRSNGVVVGG, from the coding sequence ATGGCCTACAACGTTGTTGTCTGCGTCAAACCTGTACCGGATCCCAAACATTACGACAAGGTCACCATTGACCCCGTCAAGAAAACCATCACGCGCACGGGGATTCCGACTTTGGTCAATCCGGTGGATAAAAGCGCTATCGAATTGGCTTTGCAGTTGCGTGAGCGCTACGGCGGCAGCGTCGTTGTGATCTCCATGGCCCCACCCAACGCCGATGAAATTTTACGTGAGGTTTTGGCGATGGGGGCGGACGAGGCTTATCTGTTGAGCGACCGCGCTTTTGGCGGCGCGGACACGTTGGCCACGTCCTACACCTTGTATCACGGGATAAAAAAGATAGAAGCCGCCAAAGGGTTTTCCTTCGATTTTGTCCTGTGCGGCAGTGAAAGCGCAGATGGAGCCACCGCCCAAGTCTCATCACAGCTCGGAGAGTGGTTGGGTTCCCCCCACCTGTGGAACGTGTTCGAGCTGGAGGGCACGTCGGAAGAGGCGTTTGCTCTGAAGACGAAGATGGAAAACGGCTACATGGAGTGGGTGGGCTACACGCCTTTGGTGTTGGGCGTGGCGAGGGAGATCCGGAAACCCCGTTTCACCTCAATCATGGGAATCATGAAGGCGAAGAACAAACCCCTAACCGTTTGGGGCCGCGCCGACCTGAGCGAGGCGGAGGACACGTATCTGGGCCTGGCGGGTTCCCCCACTCAGCCGGGTGAAATTTTCTCGCCGGACCTGAAGCGTTCGGGAGAGCTGTTTACGGGAACGTCCGAGGAAATCGTGGGACGTGTCGTAACGATTCTCAGGTCTAACGGCGTCGTGGTAGGTGGTTGA
- a CDS encoding electron transfer flavoprotein subunit alpha/FixB family protein, producing the protein MSEKSKKIWVHAEVVDGKIANVAFELLSKARDLAEAMGEGTEVEATLTGSGLEKEAERLAEWGAKAIYLADDPDLQMYSPLTFIPVLAELAAKHQPDIYLFGATAIGSTLGPAVAARLKTGTAAHCIDLRINEEKKLVALVPSFGGKVIGEILCPNKNPQMASVKPGIFTKKDPTPVPVRIEKLDTSFLKKLDARGLKPVNVVRRPPAGLPLNEADVVVCGGFGVGSQENWHLLEKLAEYLGGATACTRPAVDEGWTDEHCMVGTSGQSIRPKVYIGFGISGATHHICGMNESGVVISVNRDAEAPIFEVSDVRIVAEVNSILPLLTEAVKPKF; encoded by the coding sequence ATGAGCGAAAAAAGCAAAAAAATATGGGTTCATGCCGAAGTTGTGGACGGGAAAATAGCAAATGTGGCCTTCGAGCTTCTGTCCAAAGCTCGCGATCTGGCCGAGGCGATGGGTGAGGGCACGGAGGTCGAGGCGACTCTCACAGGAAGCGGTCTGGAGAAAGAAGCCGAGCGCCTGGCCGAATGGGGCGCGAAGGCGATCTACTTGGCGGACGATCCCGACCTTCAGATGTATTCTCCTTTGACTTTCATTCCGGTTTTGGCGGAACTAGCGGCTAAACACCAACCGGATATCTATCTTTTCGGGGCTACGGCCATCGGTTCGACTCTGGGGCCCGCTGTGGCCGCGCGTTTGAAGACGGGAACGGCGGCGCATTGCATCGATCTGCGTATCAACGAGGAGAAAAAACTGGTGGCTCTCGTTCCCTCTTTTGGCGGCAAGGTCATCGGGGAAATTCTCTGCCCTAACAAAAATCCTCAAATGGCCAGCGTCAAGCCAGGGATCTTCACCAAAAAAGACCCGACTCCAGTTCCGGTGCGCATCGAAAAGCTGGATACATCATTTTTAAAGAAGCTCGATGCGCGAGGGCTAAAGCCGGTCAACGTCGTTCGGCGTCCCCCCGCGGGATTGCCCCTGAATGAGGCGGACGTCGTCGTGTGCGGCGGCTTTGGGGTTGGAAGCCAGGAAAACTGGCACTTGTTGGAGAAGCTCGCCGAATACCTCGGAGGCGCCACGGCCTGTACGCGCCCCGCCGTGGACGAGGGCTGGACGGATGAGCACTGTATGGTGGGGACCAGCGGGCAGAGCATTCGTCCCAAAGTCTACATCGGGTTCGGCATTTCCGGTGCGACCCATCATATATGTGGCATGAACGAGTCCGGCGTTGTCATTAGCGTCAACCGCGACGCGGAAGCCCCTATTTTCGAGGTTTCGGACGTTCGAATCGTGGCCGAGGTGAACAGCATTCTGCCCCTATTGACGGAGGCTGTCAAACCTAAGTTCTAA
- a CDS encoding enoyl-CoA hydratase/isomerase family protein, translated as MNNLLVEVEDGIAVVTINRPKSLNALNSETLAELNECFSGIEKRDDVKVLILTGSGEKSFVAGADITEMVNATAIEGRKMALLAKVTFEKLENMRQVTIAAVNGFALGGGCEIAMSCDIRVASENAKFAQPEVGLGTIPGFGGTQRLARLVGKGRAKELIFTTDMIDAQEAYRIGLANKVVPLAGLIDKCKEMAKKIMAQSSYAVSLAKAAINVGLDVDLNSGLKLEADLFGLTFATADKKEGMSAFVEKRKEKKFTDF; from the coding sequence ATGAATAATTTGCTGGTGGAAGTGGAAGATGGAATCGCGGTAGTGACCATCAATCGCCCCAAATCTCTCAACGCCCTCAACAGCGAGACGCTTGCGGAACTTAATGAATGTTTCAGCGGCATCGAGAAGCGAGACGATGTGAAAGTCCTTATTCTGACGGGATCTGGAGAAAAATCTTTCGTGGCGGGCGCGGACATTACCGAAATGGTCAACGCGACGGCTATCGAGGGCCGCAAGATGGCTTTGCTCGCCAAAGTCACCTTCGAGAAGCTGGAGAACATGCGCCAAGTGACCATCGCCGCGGTGAACGGTTTTGCTTTGGGCGGAGGATGCGAGATCGCCATGTCCTGCGATATTCGCGTCGCGTCGGAAAACGCCAAGTTCGCTCAGCCCGAGGTCGGTTTGGGTACCATTCCCGGTTTCGGCGGCACGCAGCGCCTGGCTCGCCTTGTCGGCAAAGGCCGCGCGAAAGAACTGATCTTCACCACCGACATGATCGACGCTCAGGAAGCCTATCGCATCGGTCTCGCCAATAAAGTCGTGCCTTTGGCCGGACTCATCGACAAGTGCAAAGAGATGGCGAAGAAGATCATGGCCCAGAGCAGCTACGCCGTCTCTCTGGCAAAGGCCGCCATCAACGTGGGTCTCGACGTCGATTTGAACAGCGGTTTGAAGCTCGAGGCGGACCTCTTCGGCCTCACTTTCGCCACCGCGGACAAGAAAGAGGGCATGTCGGCCTTCGTGGAGAAGCGCAAGGAGAAGAAATTCACCGACTTTTAA
- a CDS encoding 3-oxoacid CoA-transferase codes for MSKKPIITAAEAAQWVKDSDTVTTSGFVASCMPEALSKALEQRFLDTGSPKNLTLFYAAAQGNRDGSGADHFAHEGMTKRVIGGHWNMVPNLGKMAIENKIEAYNLPQGVLSQLFRDIAGHKIGTITHVGLNTFADPRVEGGKLNSITKEDIVEVVTLCGQEKLLYKPIPVNIAFIRGSYADENGNVTVEREVASLEATSIAQATKNSGGKVVVQVEKVVAAGALDPRLVKIPGIYVDAIVVAEDKADHAQCVGCEYDGAMSGDFRVPLSSLKFPLLDAKKIIGRRAAMELTANTVVNLGIGIPEYISMVANEEGIGDYMTLTVEAGPVGGMPQGGPKFGGSVNPDAILDQADQFDFYDGGGVDFAFLGLAQADKDGNINVSKFGPRIAGCGGFVNITQNAKRVFFCGTFTADGLKTKVADGKLLITQEGKERKFIDKVEQITFSGVYAVKTRQPVLYITERAVFELRADGVYLIEVAPGIDVKTQVTDLMGFVPKMDGAAPKLMDSRIFTDALMGLKK; via the coding sequence ATGTCGAAAAAACCGATTATCACCGCGGCCGAGGCCGCTCAATGGGTCAAAGACAGCGATACCGTTACCACGAGTGGATTTGTGGCCAGTTGTATGCCTGAGGCTTTGAGCAAGGCCCTAGAGCAGCGTTTCTTAGACACTGGGTCGCCGAAAAACTTGACGTTATTTTACGCCGCGGCTCAAGGAAACCGAGACGGCAGCGGCGCGGACCACTTCGCCCATGAGGGCATGACCAAGCGGGTCATCGGCGGACATTGGAACATGGTTCCCAACCTGGGCAAAATGGCCATCGAAAACAAGATCGAGGCCTATAACCTGCCGCAGGGCGTTCTGTCTCAGCTTTTCCGAGACATCGCGGGGCACAAGATCGGAACCATCACCCACGTGGGCCTGAACACTTTCGCCGACCCCCGCGTCGAAGGGGGAAAGCTCAACAGCATCACCAAAGAAGACATCGTTGAAGTCGTCACCCTTTGTGGACAGGAAAAATTGCTCTACAAACCCATCCCCGTGAATATCGCCTTTATCCGCGGCAGTTACGCGGACGAGAACGGTAACGTCACGGTGGAGCGGGAGGTTGCGTCATTAGAAGCCACGTCCATCGCTCAAGCCACCAAGAACAGCGGTGGTAAAGTCGTCGTTCAGGTGGAAAAAGTGGTAGCGGCTGGCGCGTTAGATCCTCGGCTTGTTAAGATTCCAGGGATTTACGTGGACGCAATCGTCGTTGCCGAAGACAAAGCGGATCATGCCCAGTGCGTCGGGTGCGAGTACGACGGCGCGATGAGCGGCGACTTCCGCGTACCCCTGAGCAGTTTGAAGTTCCCGCTGCTGGACGCCAAGAAAATCATCGGGCGCAGGGCGGCGATGGAGCTTACCGCCAACACCGTCGTCAACCTGGGTATCGGCATCCCAGAGTATATCTCCATGGTGGCCAACGAAGAGGGCATCGGGGATTACATGACGCTGACCGTGGAAGCGGGTCCCGTTGGGGGCATGCCCCAGGGCGGGCCGAAGTTCGGTGGCTCGGTGAACCCGGACGCCATTCTCGACCAGGCCGATCAGTTCGATTTTTATGATGGAGGAGGCGTGGATTTCGCCTTCTTGGGATTGGCTCAGGCCGACAAAGACGGCAACATCAACGTCAGCAAGTTTGGTCCGAGAATCGCGGGATGTGGCGGATTCGTCAATATCACCCAGAACGCCAAAAGGGTGTTTTTCTGCGGCACCTTCACGGCCGATGGTCTCAAAACCAAGGTGGCGGACGGCAAGCTCCTCATTACCCAGGAGGGCAAGGAGCGGAAATTCATCGACAAAGTGGAGCAAATTACCTTCAGCGGCGTGTATGCCGTTAAGACTCGTCAACCTGTTTTGTACATTACCGAGCGAGCGGTTTTTGAACTGCGAGCCGATGGAGTTTATCTCATCGAAGTGGCGCCGGGCATCGACGTGAAAACCCAGGTAACCGATCTCATGGGTTTTGTGCCGAAGATGGACGGGGCGGCTCCCAAACTGATGGACTCTCGTATTTTTACCGATGCGCTGATGGGCTTGAAAAAGTAA